In the Chromatiales bacterium genome, AGATCTCCACCGGCCGGCGGTAATCGAAGGCCGACGCAAAACCCATGCGCGCGGCGACCTGCGAGATGATCCACCAGTCCGCACGTGCCTTGCCCGGCGGGGGCAGAAAGGCGCGCTGGCGAGAGATACGGCGCTCGGAGTTGGTGACGGTACCGTCCTTCTCCCCCCAGGTGGTGGCCGGCAGCAGGACGTCCGCGTAGCGGGTGGTGTCCGTCTCCCGCATGCAGTCGGACACCACCACGAAGTCGCAGCGCGCCAGCGCCTCCGCCACCCGGTCGGCGTTCGGCAGGCTGACCACCGGGTTGGTGGCCATGATCCAGACCGCCTTCACCTTCCCCGCGTGAATCGCCTCGAACAGGTCGACGGCCTTCAGTCCGGGGCCACCCGCCATGCCGGGCGCCTGCCAGAACCGCCGCACCCGCTCGACGGCAGCGGGGTCCTCGAAGTCCATGTGCGCCGCCAGCTGGTTGGCCAGCCCGCCCACCTCGCGTCCGCCCATGGCATTGGGTTGCCCGGTGAGCGAGAACGGACAGGCACCGGGCTTGCCGATCCGCCCCGTGGCCAGGTGCACGTTGATGATGGCATTGGCCTTGTCCACACCGCTGGAGGACTGGTTGATGCCCTGGGAGAAGAGCGTCACGGTACGCGCGGTGCAAGCGAACCAGCGATAGAAACGCAGCACCGCCGCCTCGTCCAGCCCACAGGCCGCGGCGACCTGCGGGATCGAACCGGCACTTGCGCGCGCCGCCGCCAGCGCCGCCGAAAATCCCTCGGTCGAGGCCTCCAGATAACCCCAGTCGATGGCGTCCTCCCGGCGCAGGAAATCCAGCAATCCGTTGAAGAGAAAGGCATCGGACCCCGGACGCAGCCCCAGGTGCAGGTCGGCGATGTCGCAGGTGGGCGTGCGCCGCGGATCGATCACGACGACCCGCATGTCGGGCCTCGTCCGCTTCGCCGCCACCAAGCGCTGGTACAGCACCGGGTGCGCCCAGGCGGCATTCGAGCCGACGATCACCACCAGGTCGGCGAGCTCCAGGTCGTCGTAACAGCCGGGCACGGCATCGGCGCCGAAGGCGCGCTTGTGCGCGGCCACCGCCGTCGACATGCACAGGCGGGAATTGGTGTCGATGTTGCCGCTGCCGATGAATCCCTTCATCAGCTTGTTGGCGACGTAGTAATCCTCGGTGAGCAACTGCCCCGAGACATAGAACGCCACGGCGTCCGGTCCATGCGTCGCGATGATCTCGCTGAAGCGACCGGCCACCGTGTCGAGCGCCTGTCCCCAGTCGACGGCTTGTCCGTCGACCATCGGCTCCAGCAGGCGTCCCTCGAGATCCAGGGTCTCACCCAGCGCCGCGCCCTTGGAACACAACCGCCCGTGATTCGCGGGATGCTGCGGGTCTCCGCTGACGGCGACCGCCTCCTGTTCCTCGCGCACCCTCACGCCACAACCGACACCGCAGTAGGGGCAGGTGGTCCCTGGCGTATCCCCTGCGTCGATGATTGCGGCGCGCATGGGATCAGTCTTCCATCGCCGCCGGCAGAGCCGGCGCGGACACGGCAGGCAACGCGAGATAGAGCAGACCGGCCTCCTCCCGGATCTCGAACGTCCCGGCGCAACCGACGTCTGGCGCGACCGCCTCGCCGTCTGCCAGTTCGATCACCCAGTTGTGCAGGGGGCAGGTCACGCGCCGGCCGTGCACTATGCCCTGCGAGAGTGGGCCGCCCCTGTGCGGGCAGCGGTCGCGCAAGGCGAACACCTCGTCGGCGGCATTCCGGAACACGGCGATGTCGCCGAGCTCCGTGGCGATGACCCGCGAACCCAGGCGCGGGATGTCATCGAGACGTCCAACTTCAATCCAGTTCATCATTCGCTCCTCAACCGGCGATGCGATGCATGGGGGTAAACTCGTGGGCATCCACGCCCTCGGCACGCGCCTTCCAGGGGTCGTGCTGGGCATGCCGCTGGGACTCGAGGAAACGGGCATGCAGGGCCTTGCGCTGCCCCGCGTCCTCGACGAGACAGGCCTTGATGTGTGTCAGGCCGACGCGCTCCACCCAGGGGGCCGTACGCTCCAGGTAGCGGGCCTCTTCGCGATACAGCTGCATGAAGGCACCGGTGTATTCGAACACCTCTGCCTCCGTATCCACCTTGCAGAGGAAGTCGGTGGCACGCACCTTGACGCCACCGTTACCACCGATGTGCAGCTCGTAGCCGGAGTCCACGCACACGACGCCGAGGTCCTTGATGGTCGCCTCGGCACAGTTTCGCGGACAGCCGGACACGGCCATCTTGAACTTGTGCGGCGTCCAGGACCCCCAGGTCATCTGCTCCAGCTGGATGCCAAGCCCGGTCGAGTCCTGGGTGCCGAAACGGCACCACTCCGAGCCGACGCAGGTCTTCACGGTACGCAGCGCCTTGCCGTAGGCATGCCCCGAGACGAAGCCGGCGGCCGAGAGGTCGCCCCACATGCGCGGCAGGTCTTCCTTCTTCACGCCCAGCAGGTCGATGCGCTGCCCGCCCGTGATCTTGACGGTGGGCACGGCGTACCTGTCGGCCACATCGGCAATCGCGCGCAATTCGTTCGGGGTGGTGATGCCACCCCAGATGCGCGGCACCACGGAATAGGTCCCGTCCTTCTGGATGTTGCCGTGTGCACGCTCGTTGATGTAACGCGACTGGTTGTCGTCCTGGTACTCGCCGGGCCAGGCACAGAGCAGGTAGTAGTTGAGCGCGGGCCGGCAGCTGTGACAGCCGTCGGGGGTCTTCCAGGCCAGTGCCTCGAACAGTTCCGGCATGGTCCTGATCCCCTGCTCCACGATGGCCGTGCGCACCTCGTCGTGCGTGTGCTCGGTGCAGGGGCACATGGGCCTCCTGCTCGGGGTCTGCGAATAATCCCCGCCCAGCGTGGTGGCGATCAGGTCCTCGACCAGCCCCGTGCAGGAACCGCAGGAGGCGGAGGCCTTGGTATGCGCACGCACGTCTTCCAGCGTGAAGAGTTTCTTCTCGGCAATGGCCTTGACGATCTCGCCCTTGCACACGCCGTTGCAGCCGCAGATCTCGGTGCTGTCCGGCATGGCCGCAACCCGGGCCTTGTCGTCGCCGTGTCCCGAATCGCCCACATGCGCCTGCCCGAACAGCAGGTGTTCGCGGATGTCGCCGATCTCGGTGGCGTCGCGCATGAGCTGGAAGTACCAGGCCCCGTCGATGGTGTCGCCATAGAGCACCACGCCGACGACATGCCCCTCGCGGATCACGAGCTTCTTGTAGACCCCCCGGGCGGCGTCCTGGAAGACCATCTGCTCGGTGGAGTCGTCACCGTTGAAATCGCCGGCGGAGAACAGGTCGATGCCGGTGACCTTGAGCTTGGTCGAGGTCACCGAACCTGCATAGCGCGCGATGCCCATCTCCGCCAGGTGATTGGCGCAGACCTTCGCCTGTTCGAACAGCGGGGCGACCAGGCCATAGGTCTGCCCGCGGTGCTGCACGCATTCACCCACCGCGTAGATACGCGGATCGAAGGTCTGCAGGGTGTCGCTGACGACCACCCCGCGCTCGCAGTGCAGCCCGGCGGCCTTCGCCAGGGTGATATTCGGACGGATACCGACCGCCATCACTACCAGGTCCGCCTCGATCTCGCTGCCGTCGGTGAAGCGCACGCCGGTTACCCGTTCCTCGCCGAGGATGGCCTCGGTCTGCCGGGACATGAGAAAACGGAAGCCGCGGGATTCCAGCTCACGTTGCAACAGCCCCGCAGCCACCGGGTCAAGCTGCCGCTCCATGAGCGTGTCGAGCAGGTGCACGACACAGACCTCCATGCCCTGCTTGAGCAGACCGTTGGCGGCCTCCAGCCCCAGCAGGCCGCCGCCGATGACCACCGCCCTGCGATACTCACGCGAGGCGGCCAGCATGGCATCGACATCGTGGATGTCGCGAAAGGACAGCACGCCATCCAGGTCATGTCCCGGCACGGGAATGATGAACGGGTCGGACCCGGTTGCCAGGATCAGGCGATCATAGGTCTCCGTGGTGCCATCCGCCGCCACGACCCTGCGACGCACACGGTCGATCTCCACCACGTCCCTGCCCTTGTGCAGGGTGATGCCATTGTCGCTGTACCACTGCTCGTCGTTGAGCATGATCTCGTCGATGGTCTTTTCCGAGGCCAGCACCGGCGAGAGCAGGATGCGGTTGTAGTTGCCGTAAGGCTCCGCCCCGAACACCGTGATCTCGTACCTGTCCGGCGCGAGCTTCAGCAGCTCCTCGAGCGTCCGCACCCCGGCCATGCCATTGCCTATCAACACCAGCTTTTCGCGTGTCATTTCATTGCTCCTGAGGCCACCGCGACCCTGTCGTTCTTTTTCGGTCTCTTCTGTCCGCCAGCCAGCGGCACCACTTCGGGTCGTCCATGACGTTCGTAAAGGAAACTCAACACCTGGTGACGGAAATGATTGAACGCTGCATCGTCCGCCAGCGCGATGCGATGGCGCGGGCGCTCCAGGTCGATGGCGAGAATCTCCCCTACCGAGGCGGCTGGCCCGTTGGTCATCATCACGATGCGATCGGACAGCAGGACCGCCTCGTCCACGTCGTGCGTGATCATGATGACGGTGTTGTTGAGCGTGGCCTGGATCTCCATCAGCGAGTCCTGCAGGTGCGCGCGCGTCAGGGCATCGAGCGCCCCGAAGGGCTCGTCCATCAACAGCACCTTCGGCTCCATGGCCAGTGCGCGGGCGATGCCGACCCGCTGCTTCATGCCGCCGGAGATCTCATCCGGGCGCTTGTGCAGGGCATGCTCCATGTGCACCAGCGACAGGTTGTGCTCGATCCACTCGCGCATCTCGCGTCTCGACTTCCGGCCCTTGAACACCTGCTTCACCGCCAGCTCGACGTTCTCGTAGGCCGTGAGCCACGGGAGCAGTGAATGGTTCTGGAAGACCACGGCGCGCTCCGGACCGGGCTCGGTCACTTCCCTGCCCTCGAGGATCACGCCCCCCTCGGTGGCCCGATAAAGACCGGCCACGATGTTGAGTACGGTCGACTTGCCGCAGCCGGAGTGACCGATCAGGGACACGAACTCGCCCTTGTCGATACTCAGGTCGACACGGTCCAGGGCCTTGAACGATCCCTTCGGCGTCGGGAACTCGATGGAGACCTGCGAAATCTGGAGATAGGGTTGGGTCATCTTTGTATCCTCCTTGTCCGGATCAGCGCAGCACCGCGCTCTTGTCCCAGGACACACGTTTTTGCAGCGTGAGCATGGCGCGATCCAGCAGGAACCCGATCAGGCCGATGACGATGACGGCCACCATGATGCGACCCAGCGAATTGGAACTGCCGTTCTGGAATTCGTCCCAGACGAATTTCCCAAGCCCCGGGTTCTGCGCCAGCATCTCGGCGGCAATCAGCACCATCCAGGCGATACCCAGCGAGAGGCGCAGACCGGTGAACATCATCGGCATGGCCGACGGCAGGACGATCTTGATGACATGCGTCATCCAGTTCAGTCGCAGCACGCGGCTGACGTTCACCAGGTCCTTGCTGATGGCGGCCACGCCCACGGCCGTGTTGATCACCGTCGGCCACAGACAGCAGAGCAGGACGGTGAACATGGAGGTGAGAAAGGACTTGGAGAACATCGGCTCCTGGCTCACGTACACCGCGCTCACCACCATGGTCACCAGGGGCAGCCAGGCCAGCGGCGACACCGGCTTGAACAGCTGGATCAACGGATTGAAGGCCGCATACAGCGTCGAACTGAGTCCGATGGCAATGCCGATCGGGATCGCGATTGCCGAGGCCAGCAGGAAACCTGCCATCACGGTGATCAGGCTGGTACCGATCTGATCGACGAAGGTCGGCTTGCCGGTGTAATCGCGGATGCGGACTTCGGCCGACGG is a window encoding:
- a CDS encoding molybdopterin-dependent oxidoreductase — protein: MRAAIIDAGDTPGTTCPYCGVGCGVRVREEQEAVAVSGDPQHPANHGRLCSKGAALGETLDLEGRLLEPMVDGQAVDWGQALDTVAGRFSEIIATHGPDAVAFYVSGQLLTEDYYVANKLMKGFIGSGNIDTNSRLCMSTAVAAHKRAFGADAVPGCYDDLELADLVVIVGSNAAWAHPVLYQRLVAAKRTRPDMRVVVIDPRRTPTCDIADLHLGLRPGSDAFLFNGLLDFLRREDAIDWGYLEASTEGFSAALAAARASAGSIPQVAAACGLDEAAVLRFYRWFACTARTVTLFSQGINQSSSGVDKANAIINVHLATGRIGKPGACPFSLTGQPNAMGGREVGGLANQLAAHMDFEDPAAVERVRRFWQAPGMAGGPGLKAVDLFEAIHAGKVKAVWIMATNPVVSLPNADRVAEALARCDFVVVSDCMRETDTTRYADVLLPATTWGEKDGTVTNSERRISRQRAFLPPPGKARADWWIISQVAARMGFASAFDYRRPVEIFREHARLSSLENGGDRAFDIGALADIDGNAYDALQPVQWPVSTQAGQGTARLYADGRFYTPSGRARLIAIDPRYPRNAPDDAYPLALNTGRIRDQWHTMTRSAKTPRLTAHLDEPFVHVHPVDAASCRLASGDVARISSRWGEMLARVSVTGEQRPGSVFAPMHWSAQFASAGRVDAVVNPATDPISGQPELKHTPVRLQRLATRWQAFALSRGPLTDPGAEYWSRIRGRGYWRHEMAGCHPPGDWTAWARSLLGAEGEWLIFEDAAAGRFRAACIRAGRVSGAVFVSTLGPLPERGWLGELMGHAVLDDSDRVHLLAGRPARGVVEAGPVVCACFNVGLNTLLTAIASDGLDSVESIGQALKAGTNCGSCVPELRKLIERRDGPVTA
- a CDS encoding NAD(P)/FAD-dependent oxidoreductase gives rise to the protein MTREKLVLIGNGMAGVRTLEELLKLAPDRYEITVFGAEPYGNYNRILLSPVLASEKTIDEIMLNDEQWYSDNGITLHKGRDVVEIDRVRRRVVAADGTTETYDRLILATGSDPFIIPVPGHDLDGVLSFRDIHDVDAMLAASREYRRAVVIGGGLLGLEAANGLLKQGMEVCVVHLLDTLMERQLDPVAAGLLQRELESRGFRFLMSRQTEAILGEERVTGVRFTDGSEIEADLVVMAVGIRPNITLAKAAGLHCERGVVVSDTLQTFDPRIYAVGECVQHRGQTYGLVAPLFEQAKVCANHLAEMGIARYAGSVTSTKLKVTGIDLFSAGDFNGDDSTEQMVFQDAARGVYKKLVIREGHVVGVVLYGDTIDGAWYFQLMRDATEIGDIREHLLFGQAHVGDSGHGDDKARVAAMPDSTEICGCNGVCKGEIVKAIAEKKLFTLEDVRAHTKASASCGSCTGLVEDLIATTLGGDYSQTPSRRPMCPCTEHTHDEVRTAIVEQGIRTMPELFEALAWKTPDGCHSCRPALNYYLLCAWPGEYQDDNQSRYINERAHGNIQKDGTYSVVPRIWGGITTPNELRAIADVADRYAVPTVKITGGQRIDLLGVKKEDLPRMWGDLSAAGFVSGHAYGKALRTVKTCVGSEWCRFGTQDSTGLGIQLEQMTWGSWTPHKFKMAVSGCPRNCAEATIKDLGVVCVDSGYELHIGGNGGVKVRATDFLCKVDTEAEVFEYTGAFMQLYREEARYLERTAPWVERVGLTHIKACLVEDAGQRKALHARFLESQRHAQHDPWKARAEGVDAHEFTPMHRIAG
- the nirD gene encoding nitrite reductase small subunit NirD, coding for MNWIEVGRLDDIPRLGSRVIATELGDIAVFRNAADEVFALRDRCPHRGGPLSQGIVHGRRVTCPLHNWVIELADGEAVAPDVGCAGTFEIREEAGLLYLALPAVSAPALPAAMED
- a CDS encoding ABC transporter permease, which codes for MKMELNRIPTLDALVRLMTGPDRSQPAQVLFRSLGLPFIGVLMFMMLWSVGASLIDTSLGKFPGPGEVWEQTVNLYEEHARERERAEAFYERQRQRNAEKLAEDPSAEVRIRDYTGKPTFVDQIGTSLITVMAGFLLASAIAIPIGIAIGLSSTLYAAFNPLIQLFKPVSPLAWLPLVTMVVSAVYVSQEPMFSKSFLTSMFTVLLCCLWPTVINTAVGVAAISKDLVNVSRVLRLNWMTHVIKIVLPSAMPMMFTGLRLSLGIAWMVLIAAEMLAQNPGLGKFVWDEFQNGSSNSLGRIMVAVIVIGLIGFLLDRAMLTLQKRVSWDKSAVLR
- a CDS encoding ABC transporter ATP-binding protein, giving the protein MTQPYLQISQVSIEFPTPKGSFKALDRVDLSIDKGEFVSLIGHSGCGKSTVLNIVAGLYRATEGGVILEGREVTEPGPERAVVFQNHSLLPWLTAYENVELAVKQVFKGRKSRREMREWIEHNLSLVHMEHALHKRPDEISGGMKQRVGIARALAMEPKVLLMDEPFGALDALTRAHLQDSLMEIQATLNNTVIMITHDVDEAVLLSDRIVMMTNGPAASVGEILAIDLERPRHRIALADDAAFNHFRHQVLSFLYERHGRPEVVPLAGGQKRPKKNDRVAVASGAMK